From Pseudomonas sp. G.S.17, the proteins below share one genomic window:
- the sohB gene encoding protease SohB, producing the protein MEFLADYASFLAKTVTLVVAIVVVLVAIASMRGKGRRRSAGQLQVTKLNDFYKGLRERLEQSLLDKERVKALRKEQGKALKKEKKLGEPKPRVYVMDFDGDIKASATESMRHEITALLTLATDKDEVVLRLESGGGMVHSYGLASSQLARIRQAGIPLTICIDKVAASGGYMMACIGNKIISAPFAILGSIGVVAQLPNVNRLLKKHDIDFEVLTAGEYKRTLTVFGENTEKGREKFQQDLDITHDLFKNFVARYRPQLAIDEVATGEVWLGMAALDNQLVDELKTSDEYLSERAKTAEVFHLHYVQRKSLQERVGLAATGSVDRLLLNWWSRLTQQRFW; encoded by the coding sequence GTGGAGTTTTTAGCCGATTACGCCAGCTTCCTGGCCAAAACGGTCACCCTGGTCGTCGCTATCGTTGTTGTTCTGGTCGCCATCGCGTCCATGCGCGGCAAGGGTCGACGCCGTTCGGCCGGGCAGCTGCAAGTCACCAAACTCAACGATTTCTACAAAGGGCTGCGTGAGCGCCTTGAGCAATCGCTGCTCGACAAAGAGCGGGTCAAGGCGTTGCGCAAGGAACAGGGCAAGGCGCTGAAGAAAGAGAAGAAACTGGGCGAACCCAAACCTCGGGTTTACGTCATGGATTTCGACGGCGATATCAAGGCGTCCGCCACTGAAAGCATGCGTCATGAAATCACTGCGCTGCTCACTCTGGCCACCGACAAGGATGAAGTCGTCCTGCGTCTGGAAAGCGGCGGTGGCATGGTCCACAGCTATGGGCTGGCTTCCTCGCAACTGGCGCGGATTCGTCAGGCCGGTATCCCGTTGACCATCTGTATCGATAAAGTCGCTGCCAGCGGCGGCTACATGATGGCGTGCATCGGCAACAAGATCATCAGCGCACCGTTCGCGATTCTCGGCTCCATCGGCGTGGTCGCCCAGCTGCCCAACGTCAACCGCTTGCTGAAGAAACACGATATCGATTTCGAAGTCCTGACGGCGGGTGAGTACAAACGCACCTTGACCGTGTTCGGCGAAAACACCGAGAAGGGCCGTGAGAAGTTTCAGCAAGACCTGGACATCACCCACGACCTGTTCAAGAACTTCGTGGCGCGCTACCGGCCGCAACTGGCCATTGATGAAGTGGCCACTGGCGAGGTCTGGCTGGGCATGGCAGCGCTGGATAACCAACTGGTCGATGAACTGAAGACCAGCGACGAATATCTGTCCGAGCGCGCCAAGACCGCCGAGGTGTTCCACCTGCATTATGTGCAGCGCAAAAGCTTGCAGGAGCGCGTTGGCCTCGCGGCAACCGGTTCAGTAGATCGTTTGTTGCTGAACTGGTGGAGCCGCCTGACTCAGCAGCGCTTTTGGTAA
- a CDS encoding NEL-type E3 ubiquitin ligase domain-containing protein gives MPDAVIDPYRNPLLDAFVARHGAIVKSPAAYARLVIKAHVKQRWQQDIEPDDVRLNTFIYSEVPGADIYPATLHSSLSLTDALLRKWHQHLTMFSGLGYVQPYRASGIPMRLVPSLSTDFHSLVYEGLYRRCEPQTYDADTHLDIDPAEFKKFVWATDLRQQYMAYLQTFIDAHARHYPVLAKAAFLKAAFLQRDENSLLEIDKQLVLKSLGLPASQQWQALTPELLEGSVPTEPHIVVAPLQVHRYRASDALVIKDIQTGRAVLYVPGNSSPLHGFANEQQLAHWAAEQCRDVLKRRSFEGHFPENDAQDGVFLSGLHNALEGIARYPRWLNNATGIWSPVHCVHAGRKIHGDPFVFLRDRMVERLRADALFSIHTRGDVRLEGFAQGLNRSLIFTGAVALIVPEAIPYIVGLSIALIGVGAEQAANGRTLHERRQGGERVVFGLLNALPLAAEKLIAAASEAGAATEEGTTVTVELKPARGEPIDSEPQPSNFIRPRFDYEPQNLRSLDARLRESLRAYEAPPDSLRGQPTIHGPNGMLDIYHREGRYFVALHDKAYEVRWEEAARQWRITDDNGKPGPFLKQQENDQWDIDLGGLKGGMEGDQVVPSNPLAAPAPAVHQQVNALYPGFTPDQTAEFLAELRTNGTSVEIQLARLSMEFKSLERALERWAKGPMTWRAVTETHSIPVSELARRQAADIIKRCWQRLTPVDGPVSLRLEGYVLDLHGIAMGDLPHLPADFSHVTAVNLSRTYISQESASELISKTPNLRWLNIENNFLRGVPTSVARLRYLTRLSLANNRIVLTPFMRGLLRPLRTLRLLNLERNPLGGPLDVSSMPGLINLFLRSTGMEEAPAGVFELPQLMALDLRNNRISTLPDAFFETPWAAHRTLLDGNPLAIGTRARIAQIGGPSVVVEPVEGVEVWLQRTPALARRQRRTLWELYGAEEHADDFFDLLARLRSSADFNLTPDVVTERVWLLMEAGADDQTLRSRLVAMAANPQTCVDGATVMFSEMELEVLVTKARALAAAGHEGPQLIKLLRGLLRLEEVDGIARADAAGRAGFTEDVEVLLAYRVGLVSRLDLPLSTRTMQFSSSAGVTEEMLDRAEQLVVGRETPSALVEFALKREFWVTYLEERYPAEFLACRKSTELRMGALDDLQSEGGMTDGAYKNAAEEILRQRRADESTLMKQLTQAELAGSSGANSI, from the coding sequence ATGCCTGACGCAGTTATTGATCCGTATCGCAACCCTCTGCTGGACGCATTTGTTGCCCGTCACGGCGCGATCGTTAAAAGCCCGGCAGCGTACGCCCGGCTGGTTATCAAAGCCCATGTAAAACAAAGATGGCAACAGGATATTGAACCTGATGACGTCCGACTCAATACCTTCATTTACTCTGAGGTGCCCGGCGCAGACATATACCCGGCAACATTGCACAGCTCGTTGTCTTTGACCGACGCGTTACTGCGCAAATGGCATCAACACCTGACGATGTTCAGTGGTCTGGGCTATGTTCAGCCCTACCGTGCCAGTGGCATACCGATGCGTCTCGTCCCCTCGTTGAGTACTGACTTCCATTCATTGGTTTACGAAGGCCTGTACCGTCGATGCGAGCCGCAGACTTATGACGCGGACACTCATCTGGATATAGATCCCGCCGAATTCAAGAAATTTGTCTGGGCCACGGATTTGCGCCAGCAGTACATGGCCTATCTGCAGACATTCATCGATGCCCATGCCCGACACTATCCGGTATTGGCCAAAGCGGCTTTTCTCAAAGCAGCATTTCTACAGCGAGACGAAAACAGCCTGCTGGAGATTGATAAACAACTGGTGCTTAAAAGTCTCGGGTTGCCGGCTTCACAGCAGTGGCAGGCGTTGACGCCCGAGTTGCTGGAAGGGTCGGTGCCGACCGAGCCGCACATCGTTGTTGCTCCTTTGCAAGTTCACCGATATCGCGCCAGCGACGCATTGGTCATCAAAGACATACAGACCGGTCGTGCTGTGTTGTATGTGCCCGGCAACTCGTCGCCTCTGCACGGTTTCGCCAATGAGCAGCAGCTTGCACACTGGGCGGCTGAGCAGTGCCGTGATGTGCTCAAGCGCAGGTCGTTCGAAGGGCATTTCCCGGAAAATGACGCCCAAGATGGGGTCTTTCTCAGCGGTCTGCACAACGCCCTTGAAGGCATTGCGCGCTATCCGCGGTGGCTCAACAACGCGACCGGCATCTGGTCACCCGTTCACTGTGTCCATGCGGGCCGCAAGATCCACGGCGATCCATTTGTTTTCCTGCGCGACCGAATGGTGGAGCGGTTGCGAGCCGATGCGCTATTCAGCATCCATACCCGAGGCGATGTCCGGCTGGAAGGTTTTGCCCAAGGCTTGAACAGAAGCCTGATCTTCACCGGCGCAGTGGCTCTGATCGTGCCCGAGGCAATTCCTTATATCGTTGGGCTTTCGATTGCCCTGATAGGCGTGGGCGCTGAGCAGGCTGCGAACGGCCGGACCTTGCACGAGCGGCGTCAAGGCGGTGAGCGTGTCGTGTTCGGGCTATTGAATGCCTTGCCATTGGCAGCAGAGAAGCTCATCGCGGCTGCCAGCGAGGCGGGCGCTGCGACCGAGGAGGGGACAACCGTTACCGTCGAGCTGAAACCTGCGCGTGGCGAACCTATCGATAGCGAACCGCAGCCGAGCAACTTCATCCGGCCCCGATTTGACTATGAACCGCAGAACCTTCGGTCCCTCGATGCCAGATTGCGCGAATCATTGCGGGCGTACGAGGCGCCACCGGATTCGCTGCGCGGTCAGCCGACGATTCACGGCCCCAACGGGATGCTGGATATCTACCACCGCGAAGGTCGGTATTTCGTCGCCTTGCACGACAAGGCCTACGAAGTTCGCTGGGAGGAGGCCGCACGCCAGTGGCGAATCACCGACGACAATGGCAAGCCAGGACCTTTTCTTAAACAACAGGAAAACGATCAATGGGACATCGACCTGGGCGGGCTTAAAGGCGGAATGGAAGGCGATCAAGTGGTTCCGAGCAACCCGCTTGCAGCACCAGCGCCTGCGGTCCACCAGCAAGTCAACGCGCTGTATCCCGGATTCACCCCGGATCAGACGGCTGAATTTCTCGCGGAGCTTCGTACTAACGGTACGTCCGTCGAAATCCAGCTCGCGCGTCTGTCCATGGAATTCAAATCCCTTGAGCGCGCTCTTGAGCGCTGGGCCAAAGGGCCTATGACCTGGCGGGCAGTCACCGAAACCCACTCGATACCCGTTTCAGAGCTGGCCCGGCGTCAAGCGGCGGATATCATCAAGCGCTGCTGGCAAAGACTGACTCCGGTGGACGGCCCGGTATCGCTGCGTCTCGAGGGTTATGTGCTCGACCTGCATGGCATCGCCATGGGCGATCTGCCGCATTTGCCGGCGGACTTCAGTCACGTAACAGCGGTCAATCTGTCACGAACCTACATTTCCCAGGAAAGTGCCAGCGAGCTGATCAGCAAGACGCCCAATCTGCGTTGGCTGAATATCGAGAACAACTTTTTGCGCGGTGTGCCGACCAGCGTCGCAAGGTTGCGATACCTGACGCGCTTGTCCCTGGCCAACAACCGAATCGTCCTGACGCCGTTCATGAGGGGCTTGTTGCGTCCGCTCAGGACTTTGCGGCTGCTGAACCTGGAGCGAAATCCGTTAGGTGGGCCACTGGATGTGAGTTCCATGCCTGGACTGATCAATCTGTTCCTGCGCAGCACCGGTATGGAAGAGGCGCCGGCTGGTGTCTTTGAACTGCCTCAGTTAATGGCGCTGGACCTAAGGAATAACCGCATTTCCACGCTGCCCGATGCGTTTTTCGAAACGCCGTGGGCGGCGCATCGAACATTGCTTGATGGCAACCCGCTAGCTATTGGTACCCGGGCCCGTATCGCGCAGATCGGCGGGCCATCTGTCGTGGTGGAACCGGTGGAGGGCGTAGAGGTGTGGCTGCAGCGCACGCCTGCCCTGGCACGAAGGCAGCGGCGGACCCTGTGGGAGTTGTATGGCGCTGAAGAACACGCTGACGATTTCTTCGACCTACTGGCTCGCTTGCGAAGCTCTGCCGATTTCAATCTGACACCAGATGTGGTGACGGAGCGCGTCTGGCTACTGATGGAGGCTGGCGCCGACGATCAGACGTTGCGCAGTCGACTGGTGGCCATGGCGGCCAATCCACAGACCTGTGTTGACGGCGCCACGGTCATGTTCAGCGAGATGGAGCTGGAAGTGCTGGTGACGAAAGCGCGAGCGCTGGCGGCGGCAGGCCACGAGGGGCCGCAACTGATCAAACTGCTGCGGGGGTTGCTTCGCCTGGAGGAGGTGGACGGTATCGCCAGGGCGGATGCGGCAGGCCGGGCCGGGTTCACCGAAGATGTTGAGGTGCTGCTCGCTTACCGCGTTGGTCTGGTCAGCCGCCTGGACCTGCCACTGAGTACGCGAACCATGCAGTTTTCGAGTTCGGCGGGGGTCACCGAGGAGATGCTGGACAGGGCAGAGCAGTTGGTTGTTGGGCGCGAAACCCCATCGGCGTTGGTGGAGTTCGCCCTCAAACGGGAATTCTGGGTGACGTACCTCGAAGAGCGATACCCCGCTGAATTTCTCGCTTGCCGCAAATCCACCGAGCTGCGCATGGGCGCTCTGGACGACCTGCAAAGCGAAGGGGGCATGACCGACGGCGCTTACAAGAACGCCGCCGAAGAAATTCTGCGCCAGCGTCGGGCGGACGAAAGTACGCTGATGAAGCAATTGACTCAGGCTGAACTGGCTGGCAGCTCGGGCGCCAACAGCATTTGA
- a CDS encoding histidine phosphatase family protein encodes MGSIYLIRHGQASFGADDYDVLSPIGIRQAQVLGKYLAQLGVNFDRCIAGGLRRQQHTAETALAEFTALDLPTPLLEIDRAFDEFDADAVIRALLPAMLPDEPEALHVMRNAAEHRGEFQRLFALIIGRWLSGDYDTDGLQSWLGFVAQVEAGLLAILESAGPNERIAVFTSGGTITALLHLITRMPAPQAFELNWQIVNTSLNQLKFRGREVALASFNSHAHLQLLNTPELITYR; translated from the coding sequence GTGGGCAGCATCTATTTGATACGACATGGCCAGGCTTCGTTCGGCGCAGACGACTACGACGTGCTGTCGCCCATCGGAATTCGCCAGGCTCAGGTGCTGGGTAAGTATCTCGCTCAGTTGGGCGTGAATTTCGACCGCTGCATCGCGGGCGGCCTGCGTCGCCAACAGCACACGGCAGAAACCGCACTGGCTGAGTTCACAGCCCTTGATTTACCGACCCCGCTGCTGGAAATTGACCGCGCATTCGATGAGTTCGACGCCGATGCAGTAATTCGCGCCCTGCTCCCGGCCATGCTCCCTGACGAACCCGAAGCGCTGCACGTGATGCGCAATGCCGCCGAGCACCGCGGCGAGTTTCAGCGACTGTTCGCGCTGATTATCGGCCGCTGGCTCAGTGGCGATTACGACACTGACGGCCTGCAAAGCTGGCTGGGTTTCGTCGCCCAGGTCGAGGCCGGGCTGCTGGCCATTCTTGAAAGCGCCGGACCGAACGAGCGCATCGCAGTCTTCACTTCCGGCGGCACCATTACCGCCCTGCTGCATCTGATTACCCGAATGCCTGCGCCGCAGGCATTTGAGCTGAACTGGCAAATCGTCAACACCTCGCTCAACCAACTCAAGTTTCGTGGTCGCGAGGTGGCTTTGGCTTCGTTCAACAGTCATGCTCATTTGCAACTGTTGAACACGCCGGAACTCATCACTTATCGCTGA
- a CDS encoding DUF2970 domain-containing protein has translation MDDPLNDSPNGKPPTFWQMLHSVMAAAFGVQSGKNRERDFTHGKPVHFAVLGLLFTIIFAAMLFGVVQLVMHFAVS, from the coding sequence ATGGACGATCCACTCAACGACTCGCCAAATGGCAAGCCGCCGACCTTCTGGCAGATGCTGCACAGCGTCATGGCAGCAGCATTCGGTGTCCAGAGTGGCAAAAATCGCGAGCGAGACTTTACCCACGGCAAACCCGTGCACTTTGCCGTGCTGGGCCTGCTGTTCACGATTATTTTCGCTGCGATGTTATTCGGCGTGGTGCAGCTGGTGATGCACTTCGCCGTGAGCTAA
- a CDS encoding nitrite/sulfite reductase → MYVYDEYDQRIIEDRVKQFRDQTRRYLAGELSEEEFRPLRLQNGLYIQRFAPMLRVAVPYGQLTSRQARMMAKIARDYDKGYAHISTRQNVQFNWPALEDIPDILAELATVQMHAIQTSGNCLRNVTTDQFAGVAADEVVDPRPWCEIVRQWTTFHPEFAYLPRKFKIAINGSSTDRAAIEVHDIGLEPVLNAAGELGFRVLVGGGLGRTPVVGAFINEFLPWQDLLSYLDAILRVYNRYGRRDNKYKARIKILVKALTPEVFAEKVDAEMAHLRGGQTTLTDAEVHRVAKHFVDPDYRALTDQAAELAALDQQHPGFARWRTRNVLAHKKPGYAAVTLSLKPTGVAPGDVTDKQLDGIADLADRYSFGQLRTSHEQNIILADVEQTQLFTMWNELREQGFATPNIGLLTDIICCPGGDFCSLANAKSIPIAESIQRRFDDLDYLFDIGELDLNISGCMNACGHHHVGHIGILGVDKKGEEFYQVSLGGSASRDASLGKILGPSFAQDVMPDVIEKLIDVYVEKRNEDERFIDTYQRIGIDPFKERVYAANH, encoded by the coding sequence ATGTACGTATACGACGAGTACGATCAGCGGATCATCGAGGACCGCGTCAAGCAGTTCCGTGATCAGACCCGACGCTACCTGGCGGGGGAACTCAGCGAAGAAGAGTTTCGTCCGCTGCGCCTGCAAAATGGCCTTTATATTCAGCGCTTTGCGCCGATGTTGCGGGTCGCGGTGCCTTACGGGCAACTCACTTCCCGTCAGGCGCGCATGATGGCGAAGATTGCCCGTGACTACGACAAGGGCTACGCGCACATCAGCACCCGCCAGAACGTTCAGTTCAACTGGCCGGCGCTGGAAGACATTCCCGATATCCTGGCTGAGCTGGCCACCGTGCAGATGCACGCGATTCAGACCAGCGGCAACTGCCTGCGCAACGTGACCACTGATCAGTTCGCCGGCGTCGCTGCCGACGAAGTAGTGGATCCGCGTCCGTGGTGCGAAATTGTTCGTCAGTGGACGACGTTCCACCCGGAATTCGCCTATCTGCCGCGCAAGTTCAAGATCGCCATCAATGGTTCCAGCACTGACCGCGCTGCCATCGAAGTGCACGACATCGGCCTTGAGCCTGTGCTGAACGCTGCGGGCGAGCTGGGCTTTCGTGTTCTGGTCGGCGGCGGTCTTGGCCGTACGCCGGTGGTCGGCGCGTTCATCAATGAGTTCCTGCCTTGGCAGGATCTGCTGAGCTATCTCGACGCCATCCTGCGGGTTTACAACCGCTACGGCCGTCGCGATAACAAGTACAAGGCGCGGATCAAGATTCTGGTCAAGGCATTGACACCTGAAGTGTTCGCCGAAAAGGTCGACGCGGAAATGGCGCACCTGCGCGGTGGCCAGACCACGTTGACCGACGCCGAAGTGCATCGCGTTGCCAAACACTTCGTCGACCCTGACTATCGGGCGTTGACCGATCAAGCCGCCGAACTGGCTGCGCTGGATCAACAGCACCCCGGTTTTGCTCGCTGGCGCACCCGCAACGTCCTGGCGCACAAGAAGCCTGGCTATGCGGCCGTGACCCTGTCGCTCAAACCAACCGGCGTTGCACCTGGTGATGTGACTGACAAGCAACTGGACGGCATCGCCGATCTGGCCGACCGCTACAGCTTCGGCCAGCTGCGCACCTCCCACGAGCAGAACATCATTCTCGCTGACGTTGAGCAGACACAATTGTTCACGATGTGGAATGAGCTGCGCGAGCAAGGTTTCGCCACGCCGAACATCGGCCTGCTGACCGATATCATCTGCTGCCCTGGCGGCGATTTCTGCTCCCTGGCCAACGCCAAGTCGATCCCGATTGCCGAATCGATCCAACGCCGTTTCGACGACCTGGATTACCTGTTCGACATCGGTGAGCTGGATCTGAACATTTCCGGCTGCATGAACGCCTGTGGTCACCACCACGTGGGGCATATCGGCATTCTGGGTGTGGACAAGAAAGGCGAAGAGTTCTATCAGGTGTCACTGGGTGGCAGCGCCAGCCGCGACGCCAGCCTGGGCAAGATTCTCGGCCCGTCCTTCGCCCAGGACGTGATGCCGGATGTGATCGAGAAGCTGATCGACGTCTATGTTGAAAAACGTAACGAAGACGAGCGGTTCATCGATACCTACCAGCGTATCGGTATCGACCCTTTCAAGGAGCGCGTCTATGCAGCGAATCATTAA
- a CDS encoding DUF934 domain-containing protein: MQRIIKNNEVVDETWHLLPKDTTLDGLSNCDDLIVPLALWREHAHALKARDGGLGVWLDSDEEAEEIGDDVNEFQVIALNFPAFTDGRNFSNARLLRDRYGFKGELRAIGDVLRDQLFYMHRCGFDAFAIRADKDPYEALEGLRDFSVTYQAAADEPLPLFRRR; encoded by the coding sequence ATGCAGCGAATCATTAAGAACAACGAAGTCGTCGACGAAACCTGGCACTTGCTGCCAAAGGATACGACCCTTGATGGTCTGTCCAATTGCGACGACCTGATCGTGCCTCTCGCGCTCTGGCGCGAACACGCTCATGCCCTCAAAGCCCGTGACGGCGGCCTGGGTGTGTGGCTGGACAGCGATGAAGAAGCTGAAGAAATCGGTGATGACGTCAACGAGTTCCAGGTCATCGCCCTGAACTTTCCAGCGTTCACCGATGGTCGCAACTTCTCCAATGCGCGCTTGCTGCGGGATCGCTACGGTTTCAAGGGCGAGTTACGCGCCATTGGCGACGTGCTGCGCGACCAGTTGTTCTACATGCACCGCTGCGGCTTCGATGCCTTCGCGATTCGTGCAGACAAGGATCCGTACGAAGCCCTGGAAGGCCTGCGGGATTTCTCGGTAACCTATCAAGCGGCCGCCGATGAACCTTTGCCGCTGTTTCGCCGTCGCTAA
- a CDS encoding SCP2 sterol-binding domain-containing protein: protein MTSVADAVQAMKAKFNPSAAAGLDLVFGFRIDETQNFSLIVKDSTCELQEGENPDAQVTLVMDSETLKGIVSGETDGMQAFMGGKLRAEGDMMLAMKLSELFPA from the coding sequence ATGACCTCTGTAGCCGACGCCGTACAAGCAATGAAAGCCAAGTTCAACCCTAGTGCCGCTGCAGGCCTGGACCTGGTTTTCGGTTTCCGTATCGACGAGACCCAGAATTTCTCGCTGATCGTCAAGGACAGCACCTGCGAATTGCAGGAAGGCGAAAACCCGGACGCCCAAGTGACTCTGGTCATGGACAGCGAAACCCTGAAAGGCATCGTCAGCGGCGAGACCGACGGCATGCAGGCCTTCATGGGCGGCAAGCTGCGCGCTGAAGGCGACATGATGCTGGCAATGAAGCTGAGCGAGCTGTTCCCGGCCTGA
- a CDS encoding phosphotransferase family protein translates to MALTDQSTDIRPGEELDAALIDSYLKAQIPGLSGTAQISQFPGGASNLTYLIQYPEQELVLRRPPFGQKAKSAHDMGREYRIINQLKDAFPYCPKAYVHCTDEALIGSEFYVMERIQGIILRSDLPPELGLDAGQTQALCKNFIDKLVELHRVDYQACGLGDLGKPQGYVQRQIHGWSERYDKARTPDAPQWDMVKAWLVDKMPADHPVPSIVHNDYRFDNVLLDPANPMNIIGVLDWELTTLGDPLMDLGNTLAYWIEASDPAAVQLMRRQPSHAPGMLTRQEFVDYYAERAGIRIDNFDFYYTYGLFRLAGIVQQIYYRFFHGQTQDKRFAQFIQMNKLLEQMSLQVIARSTL, encoded by the coding sequence ATGGCGCTTACTGACCAGTCCACAGACATCCGTCCCGGCGAAGAACTCGACGCCGCGCTGATCGATTCCTACTTGAAGGCGCAGATTCCCGGCCTCAGCGGCACGGCGCAAATCAGCCAGTTTCCCGGTGGCGCTTCAAATCTCACGTACCTGATCCAATACCCCGAGCAGGAACTCGTACTGCGTCGCCCGCCCTTCGGCCAGAAGGCGAAGTCTGCGCACGACATGGGTCGCGAGTACCGCATCATCAATCAACTCAAGGACGCCTTTCCCTACTGCCCGAAAGCTTACGTGCATTGCACGGATGAAGCGCTGATCGGCTCCGAGTTCTACGTCATGGAGCGCATCCAGGGCATCATCCTGCGCTCGGATCTGCCGCCGGAACTGGGTCTGGATGCCGGACAGACCCAAGCCCTGTGCAAGAACTTCATCGACAAGCTGGTGGAGTTGCATCGCGTTGACTATCAGGCCTGCGGCCTGGGTGATCTGGGCAAGCCTCAGGGTTACGTCCAACGCCAGATCCACGGCTGGAGCGAACGGTACGACAAGGCCCGCACGCCCGATGCGCCGCAATGGGACATGGTCAAAGCCTGGCTGGTCGACAAAATGCCAGCGGACCACCCGGTGCCGTCCATCGTCCACAACGACTATCGCTTCGATAACGTGCTGCTGGATCCTGCCAACCCGATGAACATCATTGGCGTCCTGGATTGGGAACTCACCACGCTGGGCGACCCGTTAATGGACCTGGGCAATACCCTGGCGTACTGGATCGAAGCCAGCGACCCGGCCGCCGTGCAGTTGATGCGGCGTCAGCCGAGTCACGCGCCCGGCATGCTCACACGCCAGGAGTTTGTCGACTATTACGCCGAACGCGCCGGCATCCGCATCGACAACTTCGATTTCTACTACACCTATGGCCTGTTCCGCCTGGCCGGTATCGTGCAGCAGATTTACTACCGCTTCTTCCACGGCCAGACTCAGGACAAACGCTTCGCGCAGTTCATTCAGATGAACAAGCTGCTGGAGCAGATGAGCCTGCAGGTGATTGCCCGATCCACACTTTGA
- a CDS encoding ABC transporter substrate-binding protein, whose protein sequence is MAVSVVFLNPGPASDGYWQAYARFMHAAAEKLEMSLEVIYTDRDTRKLLTYAREALQGTNRPDYLVFSNELNVAPEILRLSRGSGVKLFAVNNTLTANQIGILGDLSKSYPDFIGSLVGNDEEAGYLTASQLFRLGSDTAKGQPVELLAFAGTNNTPVSLKREQGMYRALAEHPEVHLRQIVLGGWRRDRALEQARILLKRYPDIRLVWTANDQMAFGAMDAVTELGSQPGKDILFSSINWAPASLDALRDGRLNVIAGGHFMLGGLAMVLLHDYEATDPAARQNMGAREAQLMQLLVRGDIEKIRIASQRDDFGIDVRQFSLEGKPAGAQYPFIRKTLAP, encoded by the coding sequence ATGGCTGTCTCCGTGGTTTTCCTGAACCCCGGCCCTGCTTCGGACGGCTATTGGCAGGCCTACGCCAGATTCATGCACGCAGCGGCGGAAAAACTCGAGATGTCCCTTGAGGTGATTTACACCGACCGGGACACTCGCAAGCTGCTGACGTACGCCCGCGAGGCGCTGCAGGGCACTAACCGCCCGGACTATCTGGTGTTCTCCAATGAGCTGAATGTCGCGCCGGAGATACTGCGTCTGTCCAGGGGCAGCGGCGTAAAACTGTTCGCGGTCAACAATACCTTGACGGCCAACCAGATCGGCATCCTCGGCGATTTATCGAAAAGCTATCCGGACTTTATCGGCAGTCTGGTTGGCAACGACGAGGAGGCGGGTTACCTCACTGCAAGTCAGTTGTTCCGCTTGGGTTCAGACACTGCGAAAGGCCAGCCGGTGGAGTTGTTGGCTTTTGCCGGCACCAATAACACACCGGTATCACTCAAGCGCGAGCAGGGCATGTATCGCGCTCTTGCGGAACATCCCGAAGTGCATCTGCGTCAGATCGTCCTGGGCGGCTGGCGCCGAGATCGTGCCTTGGAGCAGGCTAGAATCTTGCTCAAGCGCTATCCCGATATACGCCTGGTCTGGACGGCCAACGACCAGATGGCGTTCGGCGCAATGGACGCGGTGACCGAGTTAGGCAGCCAGCCAGGCAAGGACATCCTGTTCAGCTCGATCAATTGGGCGCCAGCGTCGCTGGATGCACTTCGGGATGGACGACTCAATGTGATTGCCGGTGGCCATTTCATGTTGGGCGGCCTGGCCATGGTGTTACTGCATGACTACGAAGCAACCGATCCGGCCGCGCGGCAAAACATGGGCGCGCGGGAAGCGCAGTTGATGCAACTGTTGGTGAGGGGCGACATAGAAAAAATTCGTATTGCCAGTCAGCGCGACGACTTCGGCATTGATGTGCGCCAGTTCAGCCTTGAAGGCAAGCCGGCTGGCGCGCAGTACCCGTTCATCCGCAAAACACTTGCCCCCTGA